The Oleiphilus messinensis DNA segment TTTTTATCGCCATCGGCATCCAGCTGGGTTTCTGGTCTTTATTGATTTCCCATATCACTTTTTGTTTGCCCTTTGTCGTGATTACCGTGTATGCCCAGCTCAAAGATTTCGACCGAAACATACTCGAAGCGGCACAGGATCTGGGAGCAACGGAATGGCAGACATTTTACAAAATCATGTTACCCACACTGTTCCCTGCAATATTGTCCGGCTGGCTATTAAGCTTCACATTATCCCTTGATGACGTGATTATCAGCTCGTTCGTGACCGGTCCTGGTTTTGAAATTCTACCGGTTCGTGTTTTTTCAATGGTAAAAGTCGGCGTGTCGCCAGAGGTGAATGCCCTGGCCACAATCTTACTGGCAATATCGCTAATCCTGGTCGCGCTCATAACGCTCATACTGAAACGCAAACGCCTCGCTTGAATTAAGGAGCCTCAATAAATGAAATTATCATCCACTTTATACAAGTCGGTAACATCGATTGTGCTAGCCTCTGGGCTCGCCGCGTTTTGCACAGGTGCTCTGGCGGAGGGTAAAGTTGTTGTTTACAACTGGACCGAATATATTCCCGAAGGCATCACAGATGAATTCACCAAAGAAACGGGAATAGAAGTTGACTACAACACCTACGAAAGCAATGAGGTGATGTATTCCAAGATCAAGCTGCAAAAAGCGTCCGGGTACGATGTCATTGTGCCCTCCACCTACTACATTTCCAAAATGGCGCAGGAAGGATTATTAGCACCGATCGATAAAACACAATTAAACAACCTCAAAAACCTCGATCCCGCACTGCTGGATAAACCTTATGACCCGGAAAACAAGCACAGTATTCCGTACACTTGGGGCAGTACGGGTATCGGGATTAATGTCAGCGATATTGACCCGGCATCAATTACCGGTTGGCAGGACCTTTGGGACACGAAATGGAAAAACAGCCTGTTGCTCACAGATGATGTGCGAGAAGTGTTTCATATCGCACTGGCAGTAAACGGCCATTCCGCCAATTCCACAGACCCTGGCGAGCTCAAGCAGGCGTTCGAAAGCTTGCAAAAGTTGATGCCAAACGTGCTTGTATTCAATTCCGACGCCCCGCGAGAACCGTTTATGGCGGGAGACGTCAGCCTGGGTATGATCTGGAATGGCGAAGTGATTATGGCCCAGGAAGAAGATGACGATATCCAGTATATTTATCCCAAAGAAGGCGCTGCGTTCTGGGTAGATAGTTTCGCCATCCCCGCCAATGCAGAGAACAAGGAAAACGCCCACAAGTTTATCGACTTTATGTTGCGACCCGAAATCGCAAAACGTTGCATAGAATATACGGGTTATGCGCTACCCAATACCCCTGGGATTGCCATGTTGGACGAAAAAACCAGAAACAACAAAACCATCTTCCCGCCTGAAGAAATTATCGCCAAAGGTGAGTTCCAAAAGGATGTGGGTAAAGCAATCGAGATTTACAACCAGTACTGGGAACAGCTAAAAACCGGGCGGTGACGTCAGTTTACCCGCGCTCATACGGTCGATAACAGCAGTTATCGACCGCAACATTTCTTGTATTTTTTACCGCTCCCGCACACACACGGGTCATTCCGCCCGACCTTTTCCGTCTCACGAATAAAGGGTTCATGGGGTTCGTAATTTTCAAATCGCTGGACGGTCGAGCCTAATGTAAACAGCATATGGACAGCATGCTCCACCGCCTTTTGCACATCGTGCAAGTTGCTTTGCAATACTTCCGGCTCTTCAGCGCTTTCAAGCGCCAGTTGCCAATCCGCATAGGTGGCAATCACGGAAAGCGCGGATTGCACTTCCTCTGCAATTTTTGCCTCCCCCAACTCCTCAACCACAGAACGCCAGTCGGGTTCCGACAGTTGAAATCGATGTAAATACCCTTCACACCACTGCTGCATACGCTCGGGTGGTTCAGTGGCCTCGGCAGGAATCGGATAATCATTGGCAAAGGCAAGCGCCTCATCTTCCATCAGCGTGCGCAGGCCCGTCAGGACTTGACTCCAGGCCACATTCAACGCTTCATCAGTCACCCATAGTGCCGTGGCTGCATCTTCCCCATTGAATACGAGCTCGACCAGGTCGAGGTCGGAGCATCCCCCGGGACTGGAGATATGCGCGACCATTGCGCCCAGCGTCTTATCAAGACTGTAACAACCCTCATCGCGCTGTTCACTCGACAAAAACGAGTCAATGATGGTCAATGGTTCTAAAATAGCCTGGTAAGAAGGCAAAGCTTGGCTGGTCATGTTGAGATTCCTTGAAACGCGGATACCCGCTTATGCGACAAATCGGGTATTTGTAGTTCACCTATAACGCGGTAGTATAACGCAAGTTCGAACCACAGATCCAAAACCGAAGTTAAACCGTAAAGATACACAGTATTCCGGCGCAACGCTTAAAACAGAAAAATCAAGCGAGTAAATTAGTATGGATATAGGATCACTACGACGAGAGTACATGAGTCAGGGGCTCAATCGGGAAGATTTGGCGGCCAATCCGGTGGATCAGTTTGAGCGCTGGTTCACCCAGGCCAGTGAGGCCGATATTATCGACCCGAACGCAATGACCCTGGCCACCGTAAATGCTGAAGGGCAACCCTCCGCGCGGACCGTGTTGTTAAAGTTGTTCGATTACGAAGGCTTTGTATTTTTTACCAACTACGGGAGCCGCAAAGCCAAAGATCTTAAAGATAACGATAAAGTTGCCCTGCTTTTTCCCTGGCTGCAACTGAACCGGCAAATCCGCATTGAAGGTTGTGCCAGAAAAATCAGCTCCGCGGAATCGTTCAAATATTTCTCGACCCGCCCGCGCGGAAGCCAACTTGGGGCTTGGTGCAGCCAGCAAAGCGAGGTAATCAGCTCGCGGCAGTTTCTGGAAATGAGTCTGGCGAAAATGACGGAAAAATTCAAAGACGGCGAAGTACCCTTACCTGATTTCTGGGGTGGGTATCGTGTCATTCCGGAAAAAATTGAGTTCTGGCAGGGGCGGGAAAACCGCTTGCATGACCGCTTTGTCTACCGCCATGATGAAAACGAAAAAAATAACTGGCAAATAAACCGCTTGGCCCCCTAATTAACCAGCTCAGAGAGGCAGGCCCATGATCCAAGATGCCACAGATAAAGAATTAATCAACAAAGTAAGCGAGCTGATTGCACAATCCCAGCGCATACTGTTTATCACTGGAGCCGGAATCTCAGCTGAATCGGGACTGCCAACTTACCGCGGTGTCGGTGGGCTGTATGACCGCAATCTTACCGATGATGGTTACACCATCGAGGAAGCCCTCAGTGCTCAAATGATGGCGTCCCGCCCGGATATTACCTGGAAATACCTGTGGCAAATTGGCTCAGCCTGCCGACAAGCCAAACCCAACCGTGCCCATGAAGTGATTGCAGCACTGGAAAAACGGAAGCCGGAAAGCTGGGTACTCACTCAAAATGTCGATGGCTATCACCGAACTGCAGGCAGTGAAAACCTGATCGAGATTCATGGTCATGCTTTTGATTTACATTGCCCGACGTGCGCGGCAGAGTACACCCATGAAGCCCTTTTTGATGACACAGCGGACAGTGTTGATTTTCCCCCGCATTGTGATCAGTGCGGGGGTGTAATCCGACCGGATGTGGTGCTGTTTGGCGAGATGTTGCCGGAACAGAAACTACAGATATTGATGCGCGAATATATGAAAGGCTTTGAACTGGTTTTTTCCATAGGAACATCCGGTGCATTCCCTTACATTGTCGAGCCTGTAATCCGTGCAGCCCAACAAGGCATTCCGACTGTTGAAATTAACCCGGGTGAAACCCCGGTTTCGGAAATCGTGCAATACCGTCTGGAAATGCCTGCCGCTGATGCACTGGGTCAAATTTGGCAACATCTTCAGCAGTAATTCGACGATACCCCGATTTCTATAGTGATAGCATAGTCCAGACCAACATTGACTGGACGATTTTCAGCTTCAGCGAGCCCAAGTCCAATGGGCACGATTCACATGAAATTATTCAACCTTCATTTGCTGGACACGGTTGAATAATTTCTCGACCTGGGTCGTAATATCCCGTGTATTCTGAATCACTTCGGATGTATTCAAATCTGCAGTACGGGTTCCCTCCCGAATTTGTGCAATATTTTCGTTTATTTCCCGACTCGTCTGGCTCTGCTCTTCTGCGGCAGACGCGACCAGCATGCTTTTATCATTTACCTGAGCAACGACACCACTGACATCATCCATCGCCCGAGCAGCCTGCTCTGCAGCTGTGACACAGACATTGGTTTGCTCGTGACTCTGCTGCATCAAAACCCGAACATCATGTGCTGCAGAACGAATTCGCTGCACAACCTCATGAATCTTATCCGTCGACTCCTGGGAATGAATCGCCAGTTTTCTGACTTCATCCGCCACGACCGCAAATCCACGTCCGGACTCCCCGGCACGAGCAGCCTCGATTGCAGCATTCAGCGCCAGCAAATTCGTCTGATCTGCTATCGTGCGAATGGTACTGGTGGCATCTTCAATTTCGTGACTGTCACGATTGAGCATTTGAACGCGTTCCGAAGCTTGATTAACCTGCCCGGAAAGTTGATCAATGGCACCTTTGGATTCGCTGACCAATTGCGCTCCCTGATGAGTTTTGTCCGCCGCAATTGAAGATATTTGCTGGGTTTCAAGCGCCCGATCTGCAATTTCATTTGCTGCCGAGACCATCTGAGTCATTGCCGAGGCCAGCATATCTGTCTGTATTTGCTGTGCGGCGATGGACCTTGCAGACTGGTCACTGCAACCCGCTAATGAGAGTGAAGTTTGTTGCAACGTTTGCGCCGCTTCCCGTATCGCGGTCATCGTTTCCTGACGCCCAATTTGCATTTTATTGAAGGCATCAGCCATATCCCCTACTTCATCAGAACTGTCTATGGGAACTCGTGCTGTCAGATCTTTGTTTTGCTGCACATAAACCATGACCTGTTTGAGCTTGTTCACATGTCGTTCAATGAACGATATCAACAATTGCGAGGCGACTAATAACACGATCATCAGCACCGCGACAACCGGAGCATAATTGCTCGCGCGCTGTAGAAACAAGCCAAACAGGGTTGGCGAAGTCGAATAAGCCAGCAATATTCCGGAATGGGCCTCCAGTTTCATTGCCGACACGACGATGTTATCGGGTGCAAGAAACGCCTCAGGTTGAATCACCAGAACCTTTGTTTTAAAGCGGCCATTGGGCACCAGCTGTCTCCGTATTTCAGCGAGTACTGACGCAGGTAGCGCATCAGGATCTGCGGTCACTGACACGCCGTTTTGTAACCACAGTAAATTCTGCACCTCAGTGACGAATGCACCGAATACCGCTTTATCTACAGATCCAGACCACCGTTTGACCCCTTCTAACTGGGTTGTCTGTAATTCAGCAATTCGTTCGCTTTGGCCCTGAGTCTCGAAAATCAACGCAAAGATGACGATGCTCAACGTCACCAGAAAAGCGACTGCGTTAACCAGCCAGAACTTGTATTTGAGCTTTAGATTCAGGAGCAGTGTAACCATGGTGAATACCTGATGTCTTTCCGATAATGGAATGGCGATTTAGCCACAATCCCGCTACTGTACCGGAAAGACAAACTCACCTGCAACGGGATAGTGATCAGATAAATCCCAGGTTCCCCAGTGTTGGCTGGTTTGACTACGGGGCACCAACAACCCATTGGTCGCGAACAAGGGCTGCAGATGATCCTTGGAATACAAGACGTAGTCCAGGTATTCTGTATACTGATCATCCGCAAACACATTTACCGGTCCCGCGTAAGAGTGTGCATACTCACCAACGGCTGTCGGTTCTTCAGCGTTCAACAACTCCAGGAAGAAAAAATGCTCTTCTGGAAAGTGGATCTTATCAACATTGAAGTCACCCGCTAAAATGACCGGTTCAGACTCGGGTATATTCTTGCTTTCAATCAAGGTTTGCAGTTGTGCCAATTGAGTAAAGCGAATAGTAATATCTTCCTGGCTTGTATAGGCATGGGTATGCGTTCCGAACAGATTCAGCATTTGGCCCTGTTTATTGATCTTTGCATAGTTTATGCCCTTGGAGGCAAGACACCCGTCTGCTCTGCAGGCTTCATACACCTCTGTGTCCTCTTCCACAATGGGCCACTTGCTGGCAATAAAAGAACCGCCCGTCAGAATTTTACCGAATTTAAATGGGACAGAGGTGATGTAGGGGTATTCCTTTTGAATCTTGGCGCGAAAAATAGCGGCCAGAATCGGATCAAAAACTTCCTGGAATACAACAGCATCATACCCGGTAACATATTCTGCAATGGTATCCAGTCTATTGGCGGTATTTTTAGCCTCAATTCCAGGCAACAACGCCCAGGTATTGTAGCTTAATATCTTGAAGTGATTCGCTTGCGCTGCAGACTCAACAGGTTGCCAGTTATTACCAATCACATAATGAATATCATCACCGGACACCCGAGCATACTGGGATCGGAATGCCAGCTCCGAAGGTTTTCCATCGAAATCCTGGGCTATTCGGTGAATATCCCGATCATAATGCCAGGGATCATTTTCCGCGGACAACCACATCTTGCTGAAAGTCATCGTACCCACGAGTTTTTGGCGCATCACAAACTCACTAAACGCACCTGTTGCAGTCGTCGTAAAAAAATACTCCCTGCCCCATTTAATTCCTTCATCCCGGTTAAACCGTAAAAATTTTACCGTCGCCAATGGCGGTACAGTCGACGCCAATTGATCCCACTGATCGCCTTG contains these protein-coding regions:
- the potC gene encoding spermidine/putrescine ABC transporter permease PotC, with amino-acid sequence MKIFKISLVVLIFVYLYLPMAVLVTNSFNKSKYGHEWKGFSTKWYEKLWDNDALMQAFSNSLTIAVLAATLATVLGTLIAQGLYRYRFPLKKLSSGMLFVLMLSPDIVLAITFLVIFIAIGIQLGFWSLLISHITFCLPFVVITVYAQLKDFDRNILEAAQDLGATEWQTFYKIMLPTLFPAILSGWLLSFTLSLDDVIISSFVTGPGFEILPVRVFSMVKVGVSPEVNALATILLAISLILVALITLILKRKRLA
- a CDS encoding extracellular solute-binding protein — protein: MKLSSTLYKSVTSIVLASGLAAFCTGALAEGKVVVYNWTEYIPEGITDEFTKETGIEVDYNTYESNEVMYSKIKLQKASGYDVIVPSTYYISKMAQEGLLAPIDKTQLNNLKNLDPALLDKPYDPENKHSIPYTWGSTGIGINVSDIDPASITGWQDLWDTKWKNSLLLTDDVREVFHIALAVNGHSANSTDPGELKQAFESLQKLMPNVLVFNSDAPREPFMAGDVSLGMIWNGEVIMAQEEDDDIQYIYPKEGAAFWVDSFAIPANAENKENAHKFIDFMLRPEIAKRCIEYTGYALPNTPGIAMLDEKTRNNKTIFPPEEIIAKGEFQKDVGKAIEIYNQYWEQLKTGR
- the pdxH gene encoding pyridoxamine 5'-phosphate oxidase, which produces MDIGSLRREYMSQGLNREDLAANPVDQFERWFTQASEADIIDPNAMTLATVNAEGQPSARTVLLKLFDYEGFVFFTNYGSRKAKDLKDNDKVALLFPWLQLNRQIRIEGCARKISSAESFKYFSTRPRGSQLGAWCSQQSEVISSRQFLEMSLAKMTEKFKDGEVPLPDFWGGYRVIPEKIEFWQGRENRLHDRFVYRHDENEKNNWQINRLAP
- a CDS encoding SIR2 family NAD-dependent protein deacylase; protein product: MIQDATDKELINKVSELIAQSQRILFITGAGISAESGLPTYRGVGGLYDRNLTDDGYTIEEALSAQMMASRPDITWKYLWQIGSACRQAKPNRAHEVIAALEKRKPESWVLTQNVDGYHRTAGSENLIEIHGHAFDLHCPTCAAEYTHEALFDDTADSVDFPPHCDQCGGVIRPDVVLFGEMLPEQKLQILMREYMKGFELVFSIGTSGAFPYIVEPVIRAAQQGIPTVEINPGETPVSEIVQYRLEMPAADALGQIWQHLQQ
- a CDS encoding methyl-accepting chemotaxis protein, which gives rise to MVTLLLNLKLKYKFWLVNAVAFLVTLSIVIFALIFETQGQSERIAELQTTQLEGVKRWSGSVDKAVFGAFVTEVQNLLWLQNGVSVTADPDALPASVLAEIRRQLVPNGRFKTKVLVIQPEAFLAPDNIVVSAMKLEAHSGILLAYSTSPTLFGLFLQRASNYAPVVAVLMIVLLVASQLLISFIERHVNKLKQVMVYVQQNKDLTARVPIDSSDEVGDMADAFNKMQIGRQETMTAIREAAQTLQQTSLSLAGCSDQSARSIAAQQIQTDMLASAMTQMVSAANEIADRALETQQISSIAADKTHQGAQLVSESKGAIDQLSGQVNQASERVQMLNRDSHEIEDATSTIRTIADQTNLLALNAAIEAARAGESGRGFAVVADEVRKLAIHSQESTDKIHEVVQRIRSAAHDVRVLMQQSHEQTNVCVTAAEQAARAMDDVSGVVAQVNDKSMLVASAAEEQSQTSREINENIAQIREGTRTADLNTSEVIQNTRDITTQVEKLFNRVQQMKVE
- a CDS encoding sphingomyelin phosphodiesterase produces the protein MRLNQSLLLLLSFWTCFAYAESYVYVTNSTMETLTLDTRQTGHDNIVQGDQWDQLASTVPPLATVKFLRFNRDEGIKWGREYFFTTTATGAFSEFVMRQKLVGTMTFSKMWLSAENDPWHYDRDIHRIAQDFDGKPSELAFRSQYARVSGDDIHYVIGNNWQPVESAAQANHFKILSYNTWALLPGIEAKNTANRLDTIAEYVTGYDAVVFQEVFDPILAAIFRAKIQKEYPYITSVPFKFGKILTGGSFIASKWPIVEEDTEVYEACRADGCLASKGINYAKINKQGQMLNLFGTHTHAYTSQEDITIRFTQLAQLQTLIESKNIPESEPVILAGDFNVDKIHFPEEHFFFLELLNAEEPTAVGEYAHSYAGPVNVFADDQYTEYLDYVLYSKDHLQPLFATNGLLVPRSQTSQHWGTWDLSDHYPVAGEFVFPVQ